The following DNA comes from Pseudomonadota bacterium.
AGTGCGGGAGCGAGACTGACCAATGGCAAGACACCCTCAGGGGTTGAATACTTGGTTGTAATAGCTCGCGCAAACTTGCGGCGTACAAATTCAGCTAACTTCTCAGGGCTCTTTACGTTCGGGGCCCAATCCGCCAAGGTCTCAATGATCGATTTAAGATCTCTAATACTAACCTGCTCGCGCAGCAGCAGGGCCAGCACCTGCTGCACACCACCGATCGTTAAAACGTTAGGAATCAGCTCCTCTACCGCCTTAGGAGCCTGCTTTTGTAGGTTATCAATCAGGTGCTGAACCTCCTGACGACCGAGCAGCTCATACATATGTGAGCGAACAAGTTCCGTAATATGGGTTGTAACAACGGTCGATAGGTCAACAACCGTATAGCCGGAGAACTGTGCACGCTCCTTTTCGACATCAGGAATCCAGAGAGCATCAAGACCAAATGAGGGCTCTTTCGTCGGCGTGCCAGGAACAGGTGAGGTAACGTTACCAGGATCCATCGCCAAGAGATGGTGCGGCTTAAGGGTTCCCGAACCGACCATAGTCCCCTTAAGCATAAAGCGATATTCATTCGATTTGATACGAACGTTATCCCGAATATGTATCGGCGGAACGATAAAGCCGTAATCGAGCGCAAACTGTCTACGAATAGAGCGAATACGCTCTACTAGTTCCCCAGCCTCTACGATCTGAACAAGTTCGAAACCAACCTCTAGCTCAAGGGTATCAACAGCGAGCAGTCCGGTAACCTCCTCGGTACTGCCAGGTTTTGGTCCGGTTACTTCTCCAACCTTTGTCCGCTCCTCGGCCTCATTTTTAAGCCTAATCTCCTCTGCTGCACGCCTCTTAATCATGGCCAAAGCCCCCGCACCCAAACCAAGAAGCATGAACGGCAGGAATGGCAGACCCGGAAGTATCGCCATACCCATCGCCACCGCTGAGGTAAGGAAGAGTGGTCGCGCATTCTGTCCTAATTGTGAGAGCACCTCACTCCCTAGATCGTTGCCAGATGCGGCGCGCGCAACGATTAAACCGGATGCCGCAGAGATAATGATTGATGGTAACTGCGCTACAAGTCCCTCACCTATCGTTAGGATAGTGTAGGTTTGAGCCGCGTCCTTCCACCCCATATCGTGTTGTACGATACCGATAAATAGTCCGCCTACGACGTTAATGCCGACCAGGAAAAGTGCGGCGATAGCGTCCCCTGCAACGAATTTCGCAGCTCCGTCCATCGCCCCATAAAACTCAGCCTCCTGAGATAACTCCTTACGCCGGACGCGCGCCTCTTTATCCGTAATCAGTCCGATATTCAGGTCTGAGTCGATCGCCATCTGCTTACCAGGCATAGCGTCCAGGGTAAAGCGGGCTGCTACCTCAGCGATACGCGAAGAACCTTTGGTCAACACCTTTAAGTTAACCAGGTTAATACAGATAAACATCACGATTCCTATAACGTAATTCCCTCCTACGACGAACTGTCCAAAGGCCTGAATTACGTTACCAGCCGCATCCATTCCGGTATTTCCGTTAAGCAGAATTAGACGGGTTGATGCTACGTTCATGGACAACCGAAAGAGGGTCGTCACGAGTAGCACCGCTGGAAAGGATGAGAACATCAGGGGACGATCGACGTACAGGGAGGTAAAGAGGATTATCAACGAAACGGTGATATTAATCGCAATACATACATCAAGGACAGCCGTTGGTAGCGGAAAGATCAGGATTGCAAGGATTCCGATCAGTGCGATCGGAATGAACAAATTGCTTATATTAATTCCCTTGAGCGCTGTGCTAGTAGTTGTCGCCGTTGCCATATTTTATTGTTCCCTACTTTGTAACCTGTGGCCGACTACGTTGGCTCTTCTGTCGATAAACATACGCCAGTACTTCCGCTACTGCCCTGAAGAGGTCACGTGGAACCTCACTACCTACCTCAGTTGAGGAATAAAGCGCTCGCGCGAGAGCCTTGCGCTCAAGGATCGGAATGTTGTGCTCCTTGCCGATCTCCCTAATTCTCTGGGCGATAAAGTCAGTCCCCTTTGCTATAACGATCGGTGCTGCAAACCTCTGTCGATCGTACTTAATAGCAATCGCGTAGTGGGTCGGGTTGGTGATAATTACATCAGCCTTGGGCACAGCGGTTTTTAGCTTTTGAACGAGGCGTTGCATACCCTTAGCTATCATCTTGCGGCGCATGGTTTCGTCTCCCTCCACCGCCTTGCGCTCGTTCTTGACCTCCTCCTTGGTCATCTTGTTCTGACGGAGCCACTGAAACTTTCCCCACATGATGTCGATAGCGGTCAGCGCTGCCAGGACATACATAATCTTCCAGAAGACGGTTCCAATTGCATCCCCAGTCAAACTAAGCACGTCGGGGATCGACATGTGAATTAGTCGCACCATCTGAGGGGCGAATCCCTGCAACGCCCAGTAACCGATCGGGATTACCAATGCGAGCTTCATGACCGCTTTAAATACGTTGATAAACCCATTTATTGAGATGATGCGTTTTATTCCCTTTAATGGATTGAGAAAGTCCCAGCGGAACTTGATCCATTTGTCCCGTCGATTCCAGTTGGTCTGCAACATCACTGATAGGACTGCGATAACAGCTACACTGCCGGTGATGATCAGTAGATCTAAACCGAGTAGCCCTACCAGCCGAATAAATCCGCTTACAAGATCGTTAACCTGTAGCTCCCCCCGATCTTCAATCATGGCGAAGGAGCGTATCAATACAAACTTCATGTCGGCATAGAGCGCGTTCCATGAGGCGCTAACAACAAGGAATCCAGTGATAAGAACAACCATGTGCTCAAGGTCAGTCGAGTGAAAGATAGCGCCTGATCGCCTGACCTCTGCCAAGCGTCGCTCGGTTGGTAACTCGGTCCGTTGTTCAGGTAGGGTGTCGTTGGCCATCGCTAGTTACTCTGCCTGTTACTCTGCTAGTTATTCTGCTTAATCCGATTACGCTCACTCTGTTCTCACTCGCAAAGCGCCATGTAATTGGCGCAGAGGTGTAATCCTTGAGGACTGGGAGCAAGGAGCATGCCTGATGTTGTTATTATAAACTCAGCTAGTTATGAGGATAACTGTGTCAAATTAGGGTTCCTACGAGTCTTTTGAGCAGCTTGGCGGCCATGCTGTCAAAGCTGGTTTTTAAGGGTTACCCGGTACCCAAGCGGGAGCAGGTAACGGGAAGCGGTTCACGTTCCCGCGCAGGGGTTTTCCATCTAATGTACCCACACTTATCGGTGAGGAACCGCAATAACAATCCTAGTGCAGCGCCTGACTCATGACGCCCTCAAGCCTAGTAAACTCCTGCCCCATAAAGTGAATTACCTCAGGTAGCGCAATCATTGAGATCATAAGGCCGATCGCTATTGTTAGGGGAAAGCTGATAATAAAGATATTAATGGTGGGCACCGCCTTTGAGATTAGTCCCATCACGAAGTTCGTTAATAGAAGTGCTACGATAACCGGCGCCGCTATCAGACACCCGATCTGAAAGATACGGGCACTCTGAGAAATAAGGGTCTCAAGCCCGCTTGCGCTAAGAATGAAGCTACCGGGCCTAATCGTCTGCTCAAGCCCTGCAAGCTCAGATATTACTAGGTAATGCCCACCAACCAGGAGAAATACAACGATAGATAGATCGGAATAGATACGCGCCAGATCCGGTAGTGCTACGGAAGTAGTGGGGTCAATTAACTGCGCTGCATTGAGACCCATCGTGCTGCTAGCCAGGTGTCCAGCCGTCTGTGCTCCTGCTACTATAGTCAATGGAATAAGCGCAACTACGGTGCCAAGTAGGACCTCAGAGATCAATTGTGCGGCAAGTAACCCCATATCAACCGGAACCGCGACCGCTTGTGCAGGGTTAAGGGTTGCCAGCGCCAGAACAACCGCCGCTGGATACCTAACGGTTATCCCAGTCATACCTCCCCCAAGGCCAGGTGCGAGCATCATAAAGATCGTATAGCGCGTTAGTAGAAGCAGGAATGTCCAGCCAACATCGAGTCGTTCCAGCATGAGCTGTGGAATCGTAAAGAGGCTCGCAGAATCCATCTAACTCCCCCCTTTTTCTTCTCTTTAACGCGGAGTCAGGTTAGCGATCTGACTAATAGCGTAGACCGTGAATCCTGCGATACGATTAATCATAAAGTGCCCGAAGAGGATCATACCAATAATGGCCGCTGCAATCTTTGGGATAAACGCCAGAGCTGGATCGTTAATCTGCGTGGCTGCCTGGAAGATACTAACAAGTAGTCCTGCTACTAGCCCAAACAACAAAATCGGCGCACAGGTATAAAGAGCTGTCTCTATAGCTATCTGCCCAAGTCTTAGGTAGTCGTCGATGTTCATAGCGTCGTCACTCCACGTTATAGGTCTTTACAAGTGAGCTAATAATCAGATGCCAGCCATCAACTATTACAAACAACATTAATTTAAGTGGCAACGAGATAACAACCGGAGGCAACGTGATCATACTCATCGAGGTCAATACCGATGAGACCACCATATCAAGCACTAGAAACGGCAGCGCAATTAAAAACCCGATCTGAAAGGCCGTGTTAAGCTCGCTTAAAATAAATCCAGGAACCGCGACAAAGAACGGCACATCGCTCGGATCTTTAGGCATCTCAGCGCGCGTTATCTGAACGAAGAGCGCCAGATCCTTCTCGCGCGCATGCTTCACTAGAAAGTTTTTTAGAGGTGCTGCCGCCTTCTTAAGCGCCTCCCCCTGCTCCATCTGCCCCTCCATATAGGGACGGATTCCATCTTCATAGCTTTTTTCAAAGATGGGGCCCATGATGGCTATCGTTAGAAAGAGTGCGAGCCCCGTAATAACCGAATTCGGTGGCAGAGACGCCGTACCCACCGCCGTACGGGTCATACCGAGAACCACAGCGATCCTAGTGAAACAGGTCATACACAGGATCATCGCCGGTGCAAATGACAACGCCGTTAGGAGTAGTACTATCTTCAAACTACTTGCAACGGTGCCATTACCAGCTAGCTCGTTTCCGCCTATTGAGATCGAGAGATCCGGCAAAGCCCCTTGCTGCGCAAATACCAACTGCGGTGCTCCAATGCATGCAACCGCAAGTAGCAACATCCATCCTCTATTAAAAACACCCTTACTGCGCATTACACTCCCCCTGCTGTGCGTAAAGCTTCTCAAAGGACTCTTCAAAGCAGCGCTCGTTACTATGTGCCGGATTGAGCACCGTTGTAGCATCGGGGCCAGTGGCGATTAGAAACTCCCTGCCATCTAGGGCGACTAACACTAAGGAGCTTTTTTGACCAACTGGTAAGCGCTCTATAACCGTCATACGACGTCGTAAACCACCGCTAGTCTTGGCGAGGAACTTCTTATAGAGATGAATACCACCGCCGAAAACACCCATACAGAGAAACAAACCACCGATCATTCTGACAAGTGACTCGGTCATACTAAAAGGCTCTGCGCTCGGTGTCATACTACTCAAAGTGCCTGTCATCTCAGCCGATACAAGCTGCGGATATAGAACATACCCAAGTACAAGGAACGTTCTGATTATGCTGCTAACACTACTTAACTTCATATCTTATACCGCCGTCTGTTGTAGGCCCTCGATTCGATCCTCTGGAGATACGATATCTGTAAGTCGCACACCGAACTTCTCATTAACGATAACGGCCTCTCCACGCGCAACCGGCTTGCCGTTGATATAAATATCAAGTGGCTCTCCTGCAAGCTTTTCAAGCTCAACAACCGATCCCTGCCCTAATTGGAGCAGATCATGGATAGTCATACGCGAGCGTCCCACCTCAACCGTTACGTGTAGCGACACATCTAGAATAAATTCAAGTGTTCGTCCGATATTCTTCTTGGGAGTTACGGCGCTAGCAGCCTCTGCCACATCAGTTGCCGCCTTGGCTACACTCTCCAGTCCCTGCTCAATCTCATTATCCACCATTTCGGATCAGCTCCTCTCTGTTTCGAATGTTAATTAGATCATGTTTAGAGATCTCGCGCGTAATACGAATCGCACGATTCCCCCTACTACTACCGACAAATCCATAAAACTTAGGTATGCCCTCTATCATGATACGCGCCTCTTCGGCTGGATTTGTTTCCAGCGTTATGACATCCCCTACGCCGAGGGCTAACCACTCGCGGGTCTTTACGCTACCACGAGCGAGCTGCACACTGACTGAGCAGAGCGTCTGTTTAATATTCTCCTGCATACGCTTAACTGATTCTCCATCGACCTCAAGGCGCGTGCTCTGAAACCCCGTTGTTAATTTTGCTTTAAGGGGCTCCAGCGTCGCGTAAGGCATGCATATTGTGAGCTGAGTGCATTCCTGCTCAAGCTCGATCTCAAGCGAAACGGCAACTACGATATCCGATGGTGGGGCAATGGTTACAGCAAATGGATTACATTCCGAACGCACGTATTCAAAGTCGATCGGATGAATGGGAGCCCACGCCTCTTTGAGTACCTCAAGTGCGATCGTAACAACCTTCGAGATCAGACGGGTCTCAATCGGAGTATAATCGCGCCCCTCAACCTTAACTTGTCCCTGTCCTCGACCTCCAAACAAGCCGTCGATAATGCCAAAAACTAAGGGCGCCGATACAATAACCATGGCCTGTCCCTGTAGGGGTGACATCTTTATTACATGCATAGAAGAAGGCAGTGGCAACTTCTTCATAAAGGAGCCAAATTTGACCATCTCGATAGCACCAACGCTGGTGAAGCAGCTGCGCCCCAGAAATTTAGTGAGATTAGTGCGGAACTGTCGCGCAAAGCGATCATAGACCAACTCAAGGGTCGGCATACGCCCGCGAATAATGCGCTCCTGATTGGCTAGATCGAATTTTTTAGCGTTGCTCTGCGCATTCTGCGCAACACTATCCTCTTCGATATCACCCTCAGAGAGCCCTCGTAGGAGTGAATTAATCTCTTCTTGTGATAAAACTTGACTCATATTAACCCTACTGAATCACAAATTGAGTAAAATACACCCGCCGAACATCTTCTTTATGTAGCGCATCGTTAATGAGCTTGCGAATAGAGATCTTAAGGCTATCTTTTCCCTTGATAGTATTAAGATCATCCGAGCTCTGTCGTGTAATGTACGAAATTATACCATCTCGAATAGGAACCATGCGGGTATATAGACGGGAAGGAACATCTAGCCCCTCAAACTCAAGCTGCATCTGCACACGAATGTACTTGCCACCTGATAAATTAAGTAAAAATGTCTCTAGGGGAACTATAGCTCCCAACGCCTCCTCCCCCTCTTCAAGTTCAACGGTATCATTAGCACCTTCCAGCTTTCCGTGTGACTGCTCAGGTAGCTCTACAGACACCTCCTCAACCTTGGGAGCCTCACCCCTAAACATATAGTATCCAGCTGGCACTCCGGTAATAAGCAGCAATGCTCCAACACCAGAGGCCGCCATCACACCCTTACGACTGCGTGCAGTAGTCGGCGTTTGGTCCTGTTTATTTTGTGACTCTTGCTCTTGCTTGCTCATAATTTATGACTACGTCCGTTCTACTCGTAGTGCCCCTATAACTTTTGCGGTCACCGGCCTAAAAATCCTTCCTGCTTCACAACTATGTGTCAGCTCAACCTCCAGCCTAAAGCCCCGAAACTCTGGGCCCTGCACCAGAGGTAGGAGCTGCCTTAAGAGCTGCTCTCGATTAATCTCCGGGCTACACAACACAATAGTCAGCACCGCTGTGCTGCTATTAGTGTGTGGCTCAAGCTCCTGTTCTATGGTGGCCAACAACATCGCCTTCGAAATTGTGCTCATCTCTATTACCTGCTCTGCGTACAACGGGATCTCAGCAAGCAATTCGGATCTGCCCGTAGAAGCTACTGGAGCAAGGGGGATGCCAAGCGTTGTAGCAACGCTCTTTTGTTGCTTAACCTGCTGGTATTCAAGCTCTTGCGGCATACGTGAGAGCCCATCCCAGGGTGTCAGAACGAGGAAGAAACAGAGTAGTAGTGTCAAAAGATCGCCAAAGCTAATAAACCACACTACCGAACCGGGTGATGTTGAAGCAGCATATCGAGAAGCCTCACTACTATACTGGTTCATGGGGCGCCTCATTGTCTTTTGAGAAGGTGATTATCAGCTCCGCTCCTGTACTGGTATCTGTCTTAATGGAGATCTTAAAGGTCTGCGTTGAGACCGCTTCACGAATAAGAAAATCTTCGATCAGGTGCGCACGAGTTAGTAGCTGAGATAGCACTGCAGGATCGCTCTCAAGCTGCTCTCTGGAAGTTGAGAGAGAGATCTGCGCGTTAACATCGTGATTCTGCAGTACAGCCGCAACGGCCTTAAGCTGCCTATTATCAGAGGATATCTCTCCGCTCGCTAAGAATAGATTATGGATAGACAGCGTTCCGATCTCCTCCTCAGGACTGACTCCAAGTATTACGCCCTGTGCTTTAGGCGCCGTTAGCGTTGCCCTCTGAAATGCTGCGATAGAAAAGGTCAAGAGAATTAGCAATACGGCCACATACTGCGTGTAAAAAGCCCGTAAAATTCTGCGATCACATCCGATGTCCTTCATACTTACCCCTCTGTACTCGAACGCTTAGTGGTTAGCAGCTAGCACCACAAAGCTCTGCAAGCGCTGTTCAAGCAAGATCGGACTCTCTGCGCGCGCTACGCTCAAAAGCCCCTCAATTGTGATATCCTTTGTCTGCTCTCGCTCCTGCGCTAGCCCTCGCAATTTTCCGGCAAGCGGAAAGAAGAACAGATTAGCTGCGACCGATCCGTATAGGGTGGCAACTAGGGCCAACGACATCGCTGGTCCGATAGTAGCTGCCTCTTGCAGGGAGCCAAGCATCTGAATAAGTCCGATTAAGGTTCCAATCAGCCCCATAGCAGGTGCAAAATTGCCCATCGTTTCGAAAACCTGAACCGAGCGCCATGCCTGATCGTTTGATGTTTTCATCTCGGTCTGTAAGATACGCGCTATATCAGCTGGTTCCTGACCATCAACGGTCAATTGCAGTCCCAGACAAAGAAAGGTATCGGTAGTACGGGCAGCCTGATCTTCAAGCACAAGCATCCCATCTGCCTTAACCTGGCGTGAGAGTCTTATAAGCAGCTTCATTCGATCTGTTGGAGAATCTTGGTGTTGAAATAGAACTGCCTTAACGGCTCGCAATGCGTTACGAACATCGAGTATCGAGAACTGCACAAGCGTCGAAGCTATTGTGCCTCCCAGAACGAGCAGCAGCCCCTCAAAACTAACAAAGGTAAGTGGTCGTCCTCCAAGAGATGCCCCAAAAATAACGAGTAAACACGAGCCACATAATCCTATAACCAGTGACCTGTTGACCTGTGGGGCTCCATCGGCAGTACGACTACCCCGTAAGCGATCACCCCGTAAAGACAATCTCTCTTTCATTCCAATCCCCCGTTTCTTTTTATTTCCGAACGCTATCAGCACGTTAGGAGCCTTGGTGTGTCATGTAAGTGTCACTCCCTATAATTAAGGGAGCAAACGACGTGCCATAATTTTTGGCACACCTTTAAGTAGCCATCTTCAGATGAGGCTTGGCTGGGTAATGATTCACCCAAGTGTTCAGGTGGTTAGAACTATAATCTGGCAAAGGATGCTGGCGCTTACCGTTATAAGGGCTGCGGGATACGGTCAAAAATGGTCAAAAACTTGACCCACACACTTAATCGATCTGAACCCCGTCAAAGATATCGATCTGCTTATCCCAGATCCCTTGCAACACCTTAGCGCTGCGCTCGATGCTCTGCGCTATATTATCATCAACTTGATAGCGGCTAGCTGAATCCGTCCGCTCCTTGATGCTAGCAGCCACGGTCTCCTTACATCTTACGTAGCGAACTCTGTGCTGAGTATTAAAGGTCGCAAGGGCGGCTCCATTAGCCACCGAGATCTTGTACTTAACTAACTGCTCAAAATCCCCAGCAAGCCAGCTCCTCCAAAATCTGTTCATGGTGGGACACTCCGCCTCTCCATCTTTGAGCGCTGAGGTTAGATCGGCCTGCAGTATGGTATCTAAAATAAATGGACAGGGGCCAAGCTTTACGGAGCAGTAGAGGTAGAAAACTGCCAGGTAGGTTACTCCGGAGTCTCCGATCTCCTCAATCGTTCCTAGCCCCTTTGCCGCAACTGTTTGCTGAAGCGAGCCCAGCCAGCGAGCGACCTCCTCCCTTCCCTTTGCACGAATATCGGTTCTTTGCTGTTTTGTATCCTCAAGGACTATATCCCCAGATTGGACCCCTGGTGCCACTGTCGGTGCGCTGTTAGCTACATTGGGACAGATAATGAGGAACGCCGCCATACAAGCTGCCGCTATATTCTGATAATTCATCCCATTAAGCTCCCATATAACTCACGGTAATCGTACACCCTTTAGTAATGGGTGAATAGTTACTGATAAAAACGGCTCAGAATGTAAAGTTTAAGGAAAAGCTGCCGACCCTCCCAGTGTGAAATCTATTTTACTTGCCGGACTTGACGGCATTAAGACGGGTCTCGCCCAGGCGACTCAGAACGCTACTCGGGTCATAAGTGCGCCCACCATGTACCCTGCAGGGGGTAACTTGGAGGCGGCTATCGATCTACAGGCGGATCTGAGGCTGGTTGAGGCCTCGACACAGGTGGTCAGAGTTGGACAGAGCATGATCGGTGCAACTCTGGACATCATAGCTTGAGAAACAGGAGCATCAGCTCTTGCGCGCATAGCGGATCTCAAGCGATCTGAACTCAGCGCCGTTCGGCGCCGTATCTGTCATGGTGAGCTCGTAGCTATCGTGCGAGATCACCCTGATCGCTGAACGGGTAGTCTTTGTGCGGCCTAAAAGTGGGTCGTACACCTCTCCTGTAAGTTCAAATTTATTCTGTTCAGCGAGGTAGTGCCCCTTCTGGAGCGCCAGTGCGGTATTTAGTGAATCGAGCCAAACGGTTGTAAAGAGCCTCGCACCACTATCGTATCCGAAGATACCTAGTCCCTGGTAGCGCTCACCAAGCGCCTCTCCATCGAAGTCCTCTTTTAAAAATCGTCCCCCAAGTATCCATGAGAGCTGAGAGCTGCCCCTAGATTCCTGTGGCTCACCATCCGGCGAGCTCCAAAACTTTATAGTAACGTTCCAGGACCCAGCAAATAAATTGAGTAGGTTATGTGATGGTCCGGGTTGACTGAGGCTTGCCCACTCAGTTGGGCTTAACCCCTCCGATTGAACCCCCTCTTGATCGGATCGGCGCAAAGAGCACCCTGAAATAAGTACGGCCGACACGATACCTACCAAAGCGTAACTATTCACCATGTTTTACCTTTGTATACGTTAATACTTATCGGAGGTGCTTTTTGCACGGAGCTGATCCGAGCGCTTCGCCTTATAGTAGCAGCTTTACATACTGCGCCCTTGGCCCAACTATAGAATAGTCCTGCGATCGATCCTATTGCCCATTTTTCACTACCAACGCACAATATGGCGCTATGGTTCTCGTTCAACCCCGTACTATTAAAAGGCTCGTTCGCCCCCTACGTCTCTGTGCCGGAGATACTATCTCCATTATCGCCCCTGCTAGTCCACCTATAGATCCAGGTGTAATTGCGCGCGCTAAATCTGCCTTTGAAGAGCGGGGCTTTAAAGTTGAGCTAGGCAAGCATATCGCCGAGAAGGTTGGCTTTCTCGCTGGCTCCGATACGCAACGACTTAGGGACCTTAATACCGCCATACGCTCGAAAAAAAGCCGGGCTATTATCGCTATCAGAGGGGGCTACGGTATGGGGCGGCTCCTGCACGGAGTTGACTTCGCTGCTCTACGAGCC
Coding sequences within:
- the flhA gene encoding flagellar biosynthesis protein FlhA, with the protein product MATATTTSTALKGINISNLFIPIALIGILAILIFPLPTAVLDVCIAINITVSLIILFTSLYVDRPLMFSSFPAVLLVTTLFRLSMNVASTRLILLNGNTGMDAAGNVIQAFGQFVVGGNYVIGIVMFICINLVNLKVLTKGSSRIAEVAARFTLDAMPGKQMAIDSDLNIGLITDKEARVRRKELSQEAEFYGAMDGAAKFVAGDAIAALFLVGINVVGGLFIGIVQHDMGWKDAAQTYTILTIGEGLVAQLPSIIISAASGLIVARAASGNDLGSEVLSQLGQNARPLFLTSAVAMGMAILPGLPFLPFMLLGLGAGALAMIKRRAAEEIRLKNEAEERTKVGEVTGPKPGSTEEVTGLLAVDTLELEVGFELVQIVEAGELVERIRSIRRQFALDYGFIVPPIHIRDNVRIKSNEYRFMLKGTMVGSGTLKPHHLLAMDPGNVTSPVPGTPTKEPSFGLDALWIPDVEKERAQFSGYTVVDLSTVVTTHITELVRSHMYELLGRQEVQHLIDNLQKQAPKAVEELIPNVLTIGGVQQVLALLLREQVSIRDLKSIIETLADWAPNVKSPEKLAEFVRRKFARAITTKYSTPEGVLPLVSLAPALERTMGEALQQTDEGSFLALEPGSAQIIINKLARAAEKFGEIGQSPVLLAPGHLRAAVFNFVDRFAPGYAVISHHEIAANTKVQSLGVVGISE
- a CDS encoding EscU/YscU/HrcU family type III secretion system export apparatus switch protein, with product MANDTLPEQRTELPTERRLAEVRRSGAIFHSTDLEHMVVLITGFLVVSASWNALYADMKFVLIRSFAMIEDRGELQVNDLVSGFIRLVGLLGLDLLIITGSVAVIAVLSVMLQTNWNRRDKWIKFRWDFLNPLKGIKRIISINGFINVFKAVMKLALVIPIGYWALQGFAPQMVRLIHMSIPDVLSLTGDAIGTVFWKIMYVLAALTAIDIMWGKFQWLRQNKMTKEEVKNERKAVEGDETMRRKMIAKGMQRLVQKLKTAVPKADVIITNPTHYAIAIKYDRQRFAAPIVIAKGTDFIAQRIREIGKEHNIPILERKALARALYSSTEVGSEVPRDLFRAVAEVLAYVYRQKSQRSRPQVTK
- a CDS encoding flagellar biosynthetic protein FliR — encoded protein: MDSASLFTIPQLMLERLDVGWTFLLLLTRYTIFMMLAPGLGGGMTGITVRYPAAVVLALATLNPAQAVAVPVDMGLLAAQLISEVLLGTVVALIPLTIVAGAQTAGHLASSTMGLNAAQLIDPTTSVALPDLARIYSDLSIVVFLLVGGHYLVISELAGLEQTIRPGSFILSASGLETLISQSARIFQIGCLIAAPVIVALLLTNFVMGLISKAVPTINIFIISFPLTIAIGLMISMIALPEVIHFMGQEFTRLEGVMSQALH
- the fliQ gene encoding flagellar biosynthesis protein FliQ; amino-acid sequence: MNIDDYLRLGQIAIETALYTCAPILLFGLVAGLLVSIFQAATQINDPALAFIPKIAAAIIGMILFGHFMINRIAGFTVYAISQIANLTPR
- the fliP gene encoding flagellar type III secretion system pore protein FliP (The bacterial flagellar biogenesis protein FliP forms a type III secretion system (T3SS)-type pore required for flagellar assembly.), coding for MRSKGVFNRGWMLLLAVACIGAPQLVFAQQGALPDLSISIGGNELAGNGTVASSLKIVLLLTALSFAPAMILCMTCFTRIAVVLGMTRTAVGTASLPPNSVITGLALFLTIAIMGPIFEKSYEDGIRPYMEGQMEQGEALKKAAAPLKNFLVKHAREKDLALFVQITRAEMPKDPSDVPFFVAVPGFILSELNTAFQIGFLIALPFLVLDMVVSSVLTSMSMITLPPVVISLPLKLMLFVIVDGWHLIISSLVKTYNVE
- a CDS encoding flagellar biosynthetic protein FliO; protein product: MKLSSVSSIIRTFLVLGYVLYPQLVSAEMTGTLSSMTPSAEPFSMTESLVRMIGGLFLCMGVFGGGIHLYKKFLAKTSGGLRRRMTVIERLPVGQKSSLVLVALDGREFLIATGPDATTVLNPAHSNERCFEESFEKLYAQQGECNAQ
- the fliM gene encoding flagellar motor switch protein FliM; the protein is MSQVLSQEEINSLLRGLSEGDIEEDSVAQNAQSNAKKFDLANQERIIRGRMPTLELVYDRFARQFRTNLTKFLGRSCFTSVGAIEMVKFGSFMKKLPLPSSMHVIKMSPLQGQAMVIVSAPLVFGIIDGLFGGRGQGQVKVEGRDYTPIETRLISKVVTIALEVLKEAWAPIHPIDFEYVRSECNPFAVTIAPPSDIVVAVSLEIELEQECTQLTICMPYATLEPLKAKLTTGFQSTRLEVDGESVKRMQENIKQTLCSVSVQLARGSVKTREWLALGVGDVITLETNPAEEARIMIEGIPKFYGFVGSSRGNRAIRITREISKHDLINIRNREELIRNGG
- a CDS encoding flagellar basal body-associated FliL family protein, giving the protein MSKQEQESQNKQDQTPTTARSRKGVMAASGVGALLLITGVPAGYYMFRGEAPKVEEVSVELPEQSHGKLEGANDTVELEEGEEALGAIVPLETFLLNLSGGKYIRVQMQLEFEGLDVPSRLYTRMVPIRDGIISYITRQSSDDLNTIKGKDSLKISIRKLINDALHKEDVRRVYFTQFVIQ
- a CDS encoding MotA/TolQ/ExbB proton channel family protein, yielding MKERLSLRGDRLRGSRTADGAPQVNRSLVIGLCGSCLLVIFGASLGGRPLTFVSFEGLLLVLGGTIASTLVQFSILDVRNALRAVKAVLFQHQDSPTDRMKLLIRLSRQVKADGMLVLEDQAARTTDTFLCLGLQLTVDGQEPADIARILQTEMKTSNDQAWRSVQVFETMGNFAPAMGLIGTLIGLIQMLGSLQEAATIGPAMSLALVATLYGSVAANLFFFPLAGKLRGLAQEREQTKDITIEGLLSVARAESPILLEQRLQSFVVLAANH
- a CDS encoding DUF1579 family protein, whose product is MVNSYALVGIVSAVLISGCSLRRSDQEGVQSEGLSPTEWASLSQPGPSHNLLNLFAGSWNVTIKFWSSPDGEPQESRGSSQLSWILGGRFLKEDFDGEALGERYQGLGIFGYDSGARLFTTVWLDSLNTALALQKGHYLAEQNKFELTGEVYDPLLGRTKTTRSAIRVISHDSYELTMTDTAPNGAEFRSLEIRYARKS